The sequence TGAGACGAGTGCTCCGATTCGGCGTTTTGCCATATAACTGACGGACTTGGACATGGCTTCAATCAGTCGATTGCGTTCCGATTCTTCGTTCAACGTACTGCTTGAGAACAGTTTACCGCGTCCCAGTTGTTCAAGTGCACGACGCAACTCTGGTTGGAATATGATAATGATGGCTAAAAAGCCCCATTCCAATACCTGTTGCATAATCCAACCTAATGTTTCTAGGTTGAGCGCTTGCGTCACGAGGCGTGCAATAATAATGACAAAGATTCCTTTCAGCAATTGAACGGCTTTCGTTCCTTTGATGACCGTTATCAATTTATAAACAACGAACCACACCAATAAAATGTCGATGATATTTCCTAGAAGTCTAAATGGTGTTTGGTCTGTTAAACTTTCCAAAAAAGGCATCTGCAACCCTCGCTTTTCTACATCTGCATATGCATTAAGTATATCATAAGTGAATTAGGCTTGCCTTCATAGAAAAAACCCATCCTTTAGGAGAGGATAGGTTTAATCGGTTGTTTGATTGTCATTTGTTTCAAAAAATAGCGGCAGCATCTTTAAATCCTTCTTTAATCGTAAACCATAGCCATTCAAAAGCTTGATCGATTTCTTCAATTTCTCCGGTAATTACACCGCTTGATGCCATGTACTGACCATTGACAATCGTGACGTCTCCTTGAAGTTCACCTTCTACCCGTAAATCGCCATTGCGTATAGTTAAGTTGCCTACCACGGTTTCCCCTTCAGGGACAATAACCGTTTGTCCTTCTACAACCAAATTCGGTTGTTTCGTAAATGAAAACTGTTGGTCGTCGTTAAAGTTGGTAAACAACGCTGTGCTCATTAATAAACAGAATAACGCGGCAGCAGCAAGCATGGGATGTCTTCTTAACCAGCGCTGAACGCCCGCGCGCTGTCTTTCTTTCGGCAATCGTTCCATTGTCTTTTGGACAAAATCAGACGGAGCCTGTATATGGGATGCACTTTGGACAAATGCAACGGTTTTGCTTAAAGCTTGGTACTGCTCTCTGCAGTCAGGGCAGCTTTCCAAGTGCTCTTTTAACTGTTGTTCCTCGCTTGGATTAAGATCCCCGTCGAGGTAATGATTCATTAACTCTAACACGTTTTCCGGACACGTATTCATCGTGCTCGC is a genomic window of Planococcus donghaensis containing:
- a CDS encoding zf-HC2 domain-containing protein → MNTCPENVLELMNHYLDGDLNPSEEQQLKEHLESCPDCREQYQALSKTVAFVQSASHIQAPSDFVQKTMERLPKERQRAGVQRWLRRHPMLAAAALFCLLMSTALFTNFNDDQQFSFTKQPNLVVEGQTVIVPEGETVVGNLTIRNGDLRVEGELQGDVTIVNGQYMASSGVITGEIEEIDQAFEWLWFTIKEGFKDAAAIF